Proteins found in one Gaiellales bacterium genomic segment:
- a CDS encoding VOC family protein yields MLKQLTHVQVWVHDQDEALAFYTDKLGMELREDITVPEMGNFRWLSVGIPGQDVSITLMAIPGPPVFEQETRKQIQELLAKGASGGLFFATDDAQGSYEELKDRGVEFTQEPTEQPYGIDAGFRDPSGNQMRMATLSDPA; encoded by the coding sequence ATGTTGAAGCAGCTCACGCACGTCCAGGTCTGGGTGCACGACCAGGACGAGGCACTCGCGTTCTACACCGACAAGCTCGGCATGGAGCTTCGCGAGGACATCACGGTTCCGGAGATGGGCAACTTCCGCTGGCTCAGCGTGGGCATCCCGGGACAGGACGTCTCGATCACGTTGATGGCGATCCCCGGCCCGCCGGTCTTCGAACAGGAAACCCGAAAGCAGATCCAGGAGCTGCTGGCGAAGGGCGCCTCGGGAGGTCTCTTCTTCGCGACGGACGACGCACAGGGAAGCTACGAAGAGCTGAAGGACCGCGGCGTCGAGTTCACGCAGGAGCCGACCGAGCAGCCGTACGGCATCGACGCCGGCTTCCGCGACCCGTCCGGCAACCAGATGCGGATGGCGACGCTCTCCGATCCCGCCTGA
- a CDS encoding ABC transporter substrate-binding protein: MNARRVLGVVVGVMGILATAVACGQSSGSTKGPVTLNWYIFPEFSGAFVKSAAQCSAHSGGAYTIKIQTLPNAADGQRQQMVRRLAADDSSLDILGLDVTWTPEFAEAGWIQPWPQDLRQKIEKGTLKTMVNTATWNGKLYSAPFNTNTQLLWYRKDLVPHPPKTWKQMISMADQLAKEGKPHLIEIQGAQYEGYTVWFNTLVNSAGGQIVSPDGKRVVLGQPAVLALDTIHALAHSNGADPSLGNQMEDQNRLQFEAGRAAFELNYPYVYPSAKADVPDIFKNMKWTTYPTVKDGVPARVTIGGINLAVGEFSKHKAQAFAAIQCLRNPQNEIRNAVLGGLPPVLEKIYSQPAFQKAYPMWKAIFDTLKNASVRPKTPAYQSVSLQISYTLTPPTGVSAGLLGTLRSRISDAINSKGLVP, translated from the coding sequence GTGAACGCGCGTCGAGTCTTGGGCGTGGTGGTGGGGGTCATGGGCATCCTGGCGACGGCCGTCGCGTGCGGCCAGAGCAGCGGGAGCACCAAGGGCCCCGTCACCCTCAACTGGTACATCTTCCCCGAGTTCTCCGGCGCGTTCGTGAAGAGCGCAGCGCAGTGCTCCGCGCACTCCGGCGGCGCCTACACGATCAAGATCCAGACGCTCCCGAACGCCGCCGACGGCCAGCGCCAGCAGATGGTGCGCCGCCTGGCGGCCGACGATTCGTCGCTCGACATCCTCGGCCTCGACGTCACCTGGACGCCGGAGTTCGCCGAGGCGGGCTGGATCCAGCCCTGGCCGCAAGACCTGAGGCAGAAGATCGAGAAGGGCACGCTGAAGACCATGGTCAACACGGCCACCTGGAACGGCAAGCTCTACTCGGCGCCGTTCAACACGAACACGCAGCTGCTCTGGTACCGCAAGGATCTGGTGCCGCACCCGCCCAAGACGTGGAAGCAGATGATCTCGATGGCGGACCAGCTGGCCAAGGAGGGCAAGCCCCACCTCATCGAGATACAGGGTGCCCAGTACGAGGGCTACACGGTGTGGTTCAACACGCTCGTGAACTCGGCCGGCGGCCAGATCGTGAGCCCGGACGGCAAGCGGGTCGTCCTCGGCCAGCCCGCCGTCCTGGCGCTCGACACGATCCACGCTCTGGCGCACTCGAACGGCGCGGATCCGTCGCTCGGGAACCAGATGGAGGACCAGAACCGGCTGCAGTTCGAGGCCGGCAGGGCGGCGTTCGAGCTGAACTACCCGTACGTCTACCCGTCTGCCAAGGCCGACGTCCCGGACATCTTCAAGAACATGAAGTGGACGACCTACCCGACGGTGAAGGACGGGGTGCCGGCCCGCGTGACCATCGGCGGCATCAACCTGGCCGTCGGTGAGTTCTCGAAGCACAAGGCCCAGGCCTTCGCCGCCATCCAGTGCCTGCGAAACCCGCAGAACGAGATCCGAAACGCGGTGCTCGGCGGCCTGCCGCCCGTGCTCGAGAAGATCTATTCCCAGCCGGCGTTCCAGAAGGCCTACCCGATGTGGAAGGCGATCTTCGACACGCTGAAGAACGCCAGCGTGCGCCCCAAGACGCCGGCCTACCAGAGCGTGTCGCTCCAGATCTCCTACACGCTGACGCCGCCGACCGGCGTGTCCGCCGGTCTCCTGGGCACGCTGCGGTCGCGCATCAGCGACGCCATCAACTCGAAGGGGCTGGTGCCATGA
- a CDS encoding sugar ABC transporter permease — translation MRLPFRTNVGAVAEAGPRVAMGRPRKRMLTERQRAERKLAWMLCAPAVIIMALVAVYPIVYAIYLSFQRYDLRFPADQKWVGLANYQTILSSTGLWWQAFGVTVVITVVSVTIELILGFAVAFVMHRTLFTRGLVRTAVLIPYGIVTVVAAFSWQYAWTPGTGYLISWFGSPTSAPLTHQWSAIAIIILAEVWKTTPFMALLLLAGLSLVPDELLRAAKVDGATGWQRFIRVIVPVMKPAILVALLFRTLDAFRIFDNIYILTQGSQNTRSVSILNYDQLFTALNLGVGSAMSVLIFIAVALIAFTFIKGFGAAAPGQDLR, via the coding sequence ATGAGGCTGCCGTTCCGGACGAACGTGGGCGCCGTGGCCGAGGCGGGGCCGCGCGTCGCGATGGGGCGGCCGCGCAAGCGGATGCTGACCGAGCGCCAGCGGGCCGAGCGCAAGCTGGCGTGGATGCTGTGCGCGCCCGCGGTCATCATCATGGCGCTCGTCGCGGTCTACCCGATCGTCTACGCGATCTACCTGTCGTTCCAGCGGTATGACCTGCGCTTCCCGGCCGACCAGAAGTGGGTCGGGCTGGCGAACTACCAGACCATCCTCTCCTCGACGGGCCTCTGGTGGCAGGCGTTCGGGGTGACGGTGGTGATCACCGTCGTCTCGGTCACGATCGAGCTGATCCTCGGCTTCGCGGTCGCGTTCGTCATGCACCGCACGCTCTTCACCCGCGGGCTCGTGCGCACGGCGGTGCTGATCCCGTACGGCATCGTCACCGTCGTCGCCGCCTTCAGCTGGCAGTACGCGTGGACACCCGGCACGGGCTATCTCATCAGCTGGTTCGGCAGCCCGACGTCGGCGCCGCTGACCCACCAGTGGTCGGCGATCGCGATCATCATCCTGGCCGAGGTCTGGAAGACGACGCCGTTCATGGCGCTCCTGCTGCTGGCCGGGCTCTCGCTCGTCCCCGACGAGCTGCTGCGCGCGGCCAAGGTCGACGGCGCCACCGGCTGGCAGCGCTTCATCCGCGTGATCGTGCCGGTGATGAAGCCGGCCATCCTGGTCGCGCTGCTCTTCCGCACGCTCGACGCGTTCCGGATCTTCGACAACATCTACATCCTGACGCAGGGGTCGCAGAACACCCGCTCCGTCTCGATCCTGAACTACGACCAGCTGTTCACGGCACTCAACCTGGGGGTGGGCTCGGCCATGTCGGTGCTGATCTTCATCGCGGTGGCGCTGATCGCGTTCACCTTCATCAAGGGCTTCGGCGCGGCCGCTCCCGGACAGGACCTGCGATGA
- a CDS encoding carbohydrate ABC transporter permease, giving the protein MRSTPRQKIGWGIANVVVLVIAAVPVLWLVSLSFKDPSTLTDGSFYPKKWTFENYRGIFDQPLFTHALVNSIGIAIIATVLGVVFGAMAAYAVARLEFGGKQILIASALLIAMFPPIALVNPMFNLWRQIGLFDTWPGLIIPYMTFSLPLAIYTLSAFFREIPWDLERAAALDGATPLQAFRRVIVPLAAPGVFTTAILVFLYCWSDFVFAISLTSTNNARTVPAAIAFFTGASQFQQPTGSIAAAAVVITIPVAIVVLLFQRRIVAGLTAGAVKG; this is encoded by the coding sequence ATGAGGTCGACGCCCCGACAGAAGATCGGCTGGGGCATCGCCAACGTGGTGGTGCTCGTGATCGCGGCGGTGCCCGTCCTGTGGCTGGTCTCGCTCTCCTTCAAGGATCCGAGCACGCTCACGGACGGCAGCTTCTACCCGAAGAAGTGGACGTTCGAGAACTATCGCGGCATCTTCGACCAGCCGCTCTTCACGCACGCGCTCGTGAACTCGATCGGGATCGCGATCATCGCGACGGTGCTCGGCGTGGTGTTCGGCGCCATGGCGGCCTACGCGGTTGCCCGGCTCGAGTTCGGCGGGAAGCAGATCCTGATCGCCTCGGCGCTCCTGATCGCGATGTTCCCGCCGATCGCCCTCGTGAACCCGATGTTCAACCTGTGGCGCCAGATCGGCCTGTTCGACACCTGGCCCGGGCTGATCATCCCGTACATGACCTTCTCGCTGCCGCTCGCGATCTACACGCTCTCGGCGTTCTTCCGCGAGATCCCGTGGGACCTCGAGCGGGCCGCGGCGCTCGACGGCGCCACGCCGCTCCAGGCCTTCCGGCGCGTCATCGTGCCGCTGGCCGCGCCGGGCGTCTTCACGACCGCGATCCTGGTGTTCCTGTACTGCTGGAGCGACTTCGTGTTCGCGATCTCGCTCACGTCCACCAACAACGCACGCACGGTGCCGGCGGCGATCGCCTTCTTCACGGGCGCATCACAGTTCCAGCAGCCGACCGGGTCGATCGCGGCGGCCGCCGTCGTCATCACGATCCCGGTCGCCATCGTCGTGCTGCTGTTCCAGCGCCGCATCGTCGCCGGCCTCACGGCCGGGGCGGTGAAGGGCTAA
- the ugpC gene encoding sn-glycerol-3-phosphate ABC transporter ATP-binding protein UgpC yields MAEIVLDHVTKRFPDGALAVNDVNLTIADGEFVILVGPSGCGKSTTLNMIAGLEDISDGQLRIGGEVANDKTPRDRDIGMVFQNYALYPHMTVRGNMAFSLKLAKEDPAKVKERVEWAADILDLTAHLDRKPAQLSGGQRQRVAMGRVIVRTPNAFLMDEPLSNLDAKLRVQMRTEVSRLQKRLGTTTVYVTHDQVEAMTLGDRVAVMRGGEIQQVDRPEVLYDHPLNLFVAGFIGSPAMNFLPAKAKGGVLETPLGELKLPAGRAAGLDGKERDVIIGIRPEHFEDASLVGPDKRGQGATVKATIDLLESLGSDKFAYFTVQSERASAEHLQELAADAGTGDLGATEEGVQVTARLDAGSEAAEDKELEIWVDLDKIQVFDPESGENLTLGDAARTNGSEAKTTVQQAVPAKAEAAEQPEPAPETETD; encoded by the coding sequence ATGGCAGAGATCGTCCTCGACCACGTCACCAAGCGATTCCCGGACGGCGCCCTGGCCGTCAACGACGTCAACCTCACGATCGCCGACGGCGAGTTCGTGATCCTGGTCGGCCCGTCGGGCTGCGGCAAGTCGACGACGCTGAACATGATCGCGGGGCTCGAGGACATCTCCGACGGCCAGCTGCGCATCGGCGGCGAGGTTGCGAACGACAAGACGCCGCGCGACCGCGACATCGGCATGGTCTTCCAGAACTACGCCCTGTACCCGCACATGACCGTGCGCGGGAACATGGCCTTCTCGCTGAAGCTGGCGAAGGAGGATCCGGCCAAGGTCAAGGAGCGGGTCGAGTGGGCGGCCGACATCCTCGACCTGACCGCGCACCTCGACCGCAAGCCCGCCCAGCTCTCGGGCGGCCAGCGCCAGCGGGTGGCGATGGGCCGCGTGATCGTGCGCACGCCGAACGCGTTCCTGATGGACGAGCCGCTTTCCAACCTCGACGCGAAGCTGCGCGTGCAGATGCGCACGGAGGTCTCGCGGCTGCAGAAGCGGCTGGGGACGACGACCGTCTACGTCACCCACGACCAGGTCGAGGCGATGACGCTCGGCGACCGCGTCGCCGTCATGCGCGGCGGCGAGATCCAGCAGGTCGACCGGCCCGAGGTGCTGTACGACCACCCGCTCAACCTGTTCGTGGCGGGCTTCATCGGTTCACCGGCGATGAACTTCCTGCCGGCGAAGGCGAAGGGCGGCGTGCTCGAGACGCCGCTCGGCGAGCTGAAGCTCCCGGCCGGCCGGGCCGCCGGGCTCGACGGCAAGGAGCGCGACGTCATCATCGGGATCCGTCCCGAGCACTTCGAGGACGCCTCGCTGGTCGGCCCGGACAAGCGCGGACAGGGCGCGACCGTGAAAGCCACGATCGACCTGCTCGAGTCGCTCGGCTCGGACAAGTTCGCCTACTTCACCGTCCAGAGCGAGCGGGCCTCGGCCGAGCACCTGCAGGAGCTCGCGGCCGACGCGGGCACGGGCGACCTGGGCGCGACCGAGGAGGGCGTGCAGGTGACCGCCCGGCTCGACGCCGGCAGCGAGGCGGCCGAGGACAAGGAGCTCGAGATCTGGGTCGACCTGGACAAGATCCAGGTGTTCGATCCGGAGAGCGGCGAGAACCTGACGCTGGGCGACGCGGCCAGGACGAACGGCTCCGAGGCCAAGACGACCGTGCAGCAGGCGGTGCCGGCGAAGGCCGAGGCCGCCGAGCAGCCGGAGCCCGCGCCCGAGACCGAAACCGACTAG
- a CDS encoding FAD-dependent monooxygenase — protein MAEHAVVIAGGGPTGLMLAGELALAGVDTVIVERRGRQELEESRSRGMHARTLEVLDQRGIADRFIAAGQPMQISRFAGVLLDISEFPTRHNYGLALMQNEFEQILAGWVVELGVPFLREREIAGFEQDGDGVSVTLAEGEPLRAGYLVGCDGGRSVIRKAAGIEFPGWDPSVSSVIAEAEMTQEPGYGMRHDENGTQAIGPLGDGKRVGVVITEKYAGQNPDPTLADLRRALVGVWGTDFGVHSPTRLSRFTDMTRQAAAYREGRVLLAGDAAHIHYPVGGQGLNLGVQDAVNLGWKLAQVVKGVSPEALLDTYQAERHPVAADALRTTMALTALTRADARIEALRDVVADLLSADEPRTRLAAKTAALDIRYDLGEGHPLLGRRMPDLDVVTADGPVRVFSLLHDARPVLLNLGEPGAVDIALSADRVRLVDARHDGVWELPVVGAVPAPDAVLIRPDGHVAWVGTDGRASLTDALTTWFGPPV, from the coding sequence ATGGCAGAGCATGCCGTCGTCATCGCCGGCGGCGGACCCACCGGCCTGATGCTGGCGGGCGAGCTGGCGCTGGCGGGCGTCGACACCGTGATCGTCGAGCGGCGCGGCCGCCAGGAGCTCGAGGAGTCGCGGTCGCGCGGCATGCACGCCCGGACGCTCGAGGTGCTCGACCAGCGCGGTATCGCCGACCGGTTCATCGCCGCCGGGCAGCCGATGCAGATCAGCCGCTTCGCCGGCGTGCTCCTGGACATCAGCGAGTTTCCCACCCGGCACAACTACGGCCTCGCGCTGATGCAGAACGAGTTCGAGCAGATCCTGGCCGGCTGGGTGGTCGAGCTGGGGGTGCCGTTCCTGCGCGAGCGCGAGATCGCCGGGTTCGAGCAGGACGGCGACGGCGTCTCGGTGACGCTCGCCGAGGGCGAGCCGCTGCGCGCCGGCTACCTGGTCGGCTGCGACGGCGGTCGCAGCGTGATCCGCAAGGCCGCCGGCATCGAGTTCCCCGGCTGGGACCCGTCGGTCAGCTCGGTGATCGCCGAGGCCGAGATGACCCAGGAGCCGGGGTACGGCATGCGCCACGACGAGAACGGCACGCAGGCGATCGGCCCGCTCGGCGACGGCAAGCGGGTGGGCGTGGTCATCACCGAGAAGTACGCCGGCCAGAATCCCGATCCGACGCTGGCCGACCTGCGCCGCGCCCTCGTCGGCGTCTGGGGAACCGACTTCGGCGTGCACAGCCCGACGCGGCTCTCCCGGTTCACCGACATGACCCGGCAGGCGGCGGCATACCGCGAGGGGCGTGTGCTCCTGGCCGGAGACGCCGCACACATCCACTATCCGGTCGGCGGACAGGGCCTGAACCTCGGCGTCCAGGACGCGGTCAACCTGGGCTGGAAGCTCGCCCAGGTCGTCAAGGGCGTGTCGCCGGAGGCCCTGCTCGACACCTACCAGGCCGAGCGCCATCCGGTCGCCGCCGACGCGCTGCGAACGACCATGGCGCTGACCGCGCTGACGCGCGCGGACGCCCGTATCGAGGCGCTGCGCGACGTCGTGGCCGATCTGCTGAGCGCGGACGAGCCGCGGACGCGCCTCGCCGCCAAGACCGCCGCCCTGGACATCCGCTACGACCTCGGCGAGGGCCACCCGCTCCTCGGCCGGCGCATGCCCGACCTCGACGTCGTCACGGCGGACGGCCCGGTCCGCGTCTTCAGCCTGCTCCACGACGCCCGCCCGGTGCTCCTGAACCTGGGTGAGCCGGGCGCCGTCGACATCGCCCTCTCGGCCGATCGAGTGCGCCTCGTCGACGCCCGCCACGACGGCGTCTGGGAGCTTCCGGTGGTCGGCGCCGTCCCCGCCCCGGACGCCGTGCTCATCCGCCCGGACGGCCACGTCGCCTGGGTCGGCACCGACGGCCGGGCAAGCCTGACCGATGCCCTCACGACCTGGTTCGGACCGCCCGTGTAG
- a CDS encoding alpha-amylase family glycosyl hydrolase produces MKNGYQAPQMQWQDAVVYQIYPRSFQDSDGDGVGDIPGIVRRLDELSALGVHALWLSPMYPSPLADGGYDIADFTGVDPRLGTLDQLEELIAEAHRRGMKLLLDLVPNHTSIEHPWFRAHPDWYVWADEPANNWMAAFGGSVWTQDARSGRWYLHSFFAEQPDLDFRNPAVPAAMQVVVRTWLSRGVDGFRLDALDCLGKHPDLLDDPPATRPPPFPAPPDAAKLERRHSRNWAPAVRKALAPLREAAGDAFLVGEVYRPTDELGPYLESLSCAFVFELLFAEWRAEAIGSVLERTARIDGTAWMLSNHDFGRVGTRIGERNLRAAAVLLHTLPGPVFLYQGDEIGLLEGPGGDPPHDRFNRDRARHPMQWDAGPAGGFTTGTPWLPSVDPEERNVRAQRADPESLWSLHHRLIALRRGLRLRGGLEVVAAQPDGLLAYRRGDVLVTLNLGDGTLPLPDGEPLLRTRHERVLGPGEAAIVRPSE; encoded by the coding sequence GTGAAGAACGGGTACCAGGCGCCGCAGATGCAGTGGCAGGACGCCGTCGTCTACCAGATCTATCCGCGCTCGTTCCAGGACTCCGACGGCGACGGCGTCGGCGACATCCCCGGGATCGTGCGCCGGCTGGACGAGCTGTCCGCCCTCGGCGTCCATGCGCTCTGGCTCTCGCCGATGTACCCCTCGCCGCTGGCCGACGGCGGCTACGACATCGCCGACTTCACCGGCGTCGACCCGCGCCTGGGTACGCTCGATCAGCTCGAGGAACTGATCGCCGAGGCGCACCGGCGGGGCATGAAGCTGCTGCTCGACCTCGTGCCCAACCACACCTCGATCGAGCACCCGTGGTTCCGCGCGCATCCGGACTGGTACGTCTGGGCCGACGAGCCCGCGAACAACTGGATGGCGGCGTTCGGCGGATCGGTCTGGACGCAAGACGCGCGCAGCGGCCGCTGGTACCTGCACTCGTTCTTCGCCGAGCAGCCCGACCTCGACTTCCGAAACCCGGCCGTGCCCGCGGCCATGCAGGTGGTCGTCCGCACCTGGCTTTCACGCGGCGTCGACGGCTTCCGGCTCGACGCGCTCGACTGCCTCGGCAAGCACCCCGACCTGCTGGACGACCCGCCCGCCACACGGCCGCCGCCGTTCCCCGCACCGCCCGATGCCGCGAAGCTCGAGCGGCGCCATTCCCGCAACTGGGCGCCCGCCGTCCGCAAGGCCCTGGCGCCGCTGCGCGAGGCGGCCGGCGACGCGTTCCTGGTGGGCGAGGTGTACCGGCCGACGGACGAGCTCGGCCCCTATCTCGAGTCGCTCAGCTGCGCGTTCGTCTTCGAGCTCCTGTTCGCGGAGTGGCGGGCCGAGGCGATCGGCTCGGTGCTGGAGCGGACGGCGCGGATCGACGGGACGGCCTGGATGCTCTCCAACCACGACTTCGGCCGGGTCGGCACGCGCATCGGCGAGAGGAACCTGCGCGCCGCGGCGGTGCTGCTGCACACGCTGCCCGGGCCGGTGTTCCTCTACCAGGGGGACGAGATCGGCCTGCTCGAAGGGCCGGGCGGCGATCCGCCGCACGACCGGTTCAACCGCGACCGGGCCCGCCACCCGATGCAGTGGGACGCGGGGCCGGCGGGCGGGTTCACGACCGGAACGCCGTGGCTCCCGTCCGTCGATCCGGAGGAGCGAAACGTCCGGGCCCAGCGCGCCGACCCCGAGTCGCTGTGGTCGCTGCACCACCGGCTGATCGCCCTGCGGCGGGGACTGCGGCTCCGCGGCGGCCTCGAGGTGGTGGCCGCCCAGCCCGACGGCCTGCTCGCCTACCGCCGCGGCGACGTCCTCGTCACGCTCAACCTGGGCGATGGGACATTGCCCCTGCCGGACGGCGAGCCGCTCCTGCGCACCCGCCACGAGCGCGTGCTCGGCCCCGGCGAAGCCGCGATCGTGCGCCCATCTGAGTAG
- a CDS encoding amidohydrolase family protein, with protein MKIDAFAHISPVRYLERVEEILASPGASAAVREHGPWLREDPVLYDLEARERALAPFDDYRQVLVLGAPPIEELGDPAVTRQLAQLANDEMAGLVRDHDRFVGFAAALPLNDVDAGLEELRRSVRDLGALGFQVYSNVNGRPLDDPRYRPLFALAEELDVAIWLHPTRSPAWPDYPVETGSQHGIWWSIGWPFETAAAMCRLVYSGIMEEHRGLRILTHHAGAMIPYFSGRFRKIQTEDQRPALERLPREPLEYFRRFYADTALFGAPHALRCTLDFFGPGNVLFGTDMPLGGPDVVGETIADVDSLALAAADRGRVYSGNARDVLRV; from the coding sequence GTGAAGATCGACGCCTTCGCACACATCTCGCCGGTCCGCTATCTCGAGCGGGTCGAGGAGATCCTGGCAAGCCCGGGTGCGAGCGCCGCGGTGCGCGAGCACGGCCCGTGGCTGCGCGAGGATCCCGTGCTCTACGACCTCGAGGCGCGCGAGCGGGCGCTGGCGCCCTTCGACGACTACCGCCAGGTGCTCGTCCTGGGCGCGCCGCCGATCGAGGAGCTGGGCGACCCGGCCGTCACGCGCCAATTGGCGCAGCTTGCGAACGACGAGATGGCGGGGCTCGTCCGCGACCACGACCGCTTCGTCGGCTTCGCCGCCGCCCTGCCGCTGAACGACGTCGACGCCGGTCTCGAGGAGCTGCGCCGGTCGGTGCGCGACCTGGGCGCGCTCGGCTTCCAGGTCTACTCGAACGTGAACGGCCGCCCGCTCGACGATCCCCGCTACCGGCCGCTCTTCGCCCTCGCCGAGGAGCTCGACGTCGCGATCTGGCTGCACCCGACCCGCAGCCCGGCCTGGCCGGACTACCCGGTCGAGACGGGGTCGCAGCACGGCATCTGGTGGTCGATCGGCTGGCCGTTCGAGACGGCGGCGGCCATGTGCCGGCTGGTCTACTCGGGAATCATGGAGGAGCACCGGGGCCTGCGCATCCTGACCCACCACGCGGGCGCGATGATCCCCTACTTCTCGGGCCGGTTCCGCAAGATCCAGACGGAGGACCAGCGGCCGGCGCTGGAGCGGCTGCCGCGCGAGCCGCTCGAGTACTTCCGCCGCTTCTACGCCGACACCGCCCTGTTCGGCGCGCCGCACGCGCTGCGCTGCACGCTCGACTTCTTCGGCCCCGGCAACGTGCTCTTCGGCACCGACATGCCGCTCGGTGGCCCTGACGTGGTGGGCGAGACGATCGCCGACGTCGACTCGCTCGCCCTCGCCGCCGCCGACCGCGGGCGCGTCTACTCGGGCAACGCGCGCGACGTGCTGCGCGTGTGA
- a CDS encoding DUF1269 domain-containing protein, translating into MADSTRTILAASFTTVDGGTRGAASVGGAFPDRVGNTAVLVVRDDGKVKFIESKDWGAGRGALLGGAIGIIGGPIGILAGGTIGGLTAKLRDSGFKNSQLEALGKSMQPGSSASVIEISQDVVPQAEQILKVLGAGQIVTEAIDSSVAALFEGDAAPAPETEIASAATT; encoded by the coding sequence ATGGCCGACTCCACCCGCACGATCCTGGCAGCGAGCTTCACGACCGTCGACGGCGGCACCCGCGGTGCGGCCTCGGTCGGCGGCGCGTTCCCCGACCGCGTCGGGAACACCGCCGTCCTCGTCGTGCGCGACGACGGCAAGGTCAAGTTCATCGAGTCCAAGGATTGGGGCGCCGGCCGCGGTGCGCTGCTCGGCGGCGCAATTGGCATCATCGGCGGCCCGATCGGCATCCTGGCCGGAGGCACGATCGGCGGGCTGACCGCCAAGCTCCGCGACTCCGGGTTCAAGAACAGCCAGCTGGAGGCGCTGGGGAAATCCATGCAGCCCGGCTCGTCGGCCTCGGTGATCGAGATCTCGCAGGATGTCGTGCCGCAGGCCGAGCAGATCCTGAAGGTGCTCGGCGCGGGCCAGATCGTCACCGAGGCGATCGACTCGAGCGTCGCCGCGCTGTTCGAGGGCGACGCCGCGCCGGCACCGGAGACGGAGATCGCGTCGGCGGCGACAACCTGA
- a CDS encoding class I SAM-dependent methyltransferase: MGAVTFTAALDWREPGAADLLRDYAGHFGAGDAATLLIHGGAAADVVPVAAELGEGSPDMVLVEDVETAQLELRVDAVLGTAALADVPCLDAAGLRTLFDLRAPGTRRAHRFTCNLCGTNAVAETRGWPRDTASCPRCGSAARFRGLADLIARELFGSTEPLCALPARPDLTGVGMSDPLPLAALLARRMSYANTFYHCEPRLDVCAPGEHAGRYDLVVCSEVLEHVPPPVQPAFTGLHDLLRPGGLLVFSVPYRADGETVEHYPDLHDYEIVTRDGEHVLRNRTRDGRVCEHRDLVFHGGPGETLELRLFALADLVAHLEAAGFCDVRVRREPNFAHGVWWPGADGWPITARRPSR; this comes from the coding sequence GTGGGCGCCGTCACCTTCACGGCCGCGCTCGACTGGCGCGAGCCCGGGGCGGCCGATTTGCTCCGCGACTACGCCGGGCATTTCGGGGCCGGCGATGCGGCGACGCTCCTGATCCACGGGGGGGCCGCCGCCGACGTCGTGCCCGTCGCGGCCGAGCTCGGCGAGGGCTCGCCCGACATGGTGCTGGTCGAGGACGTCGAGACGGCGCAGCTCGAGCTGCGCGTCGACGCCGTGCTCGGGACGGCCGCGCTCGCGGACGTGCCGTGCCTCGACGCGGCCGGCCTGCGGACGCTCTTCGACCTGCGCGCGCCGGGCACCCGCCGCGCCCACCGCTTCACCTGCAATCTGTGCGGCACGAACGCCGTCGCCGAGACCCGTGGCTGGCCGCGCGACACGGCCAGCTGCCCGCGGTGCGGGTCGGCGGCCCGGTTCCGCGGCCTCGCCGACCTGATCGCGCGCGAGCTCTTCGGGAGCACGGAGCCGCTGTGCGCGCTGCCCGCCCGGCCCGACCTGACCGGGGTCGGCATGAGCGACCCGCTGCCGCTGGCCGCGCTGCTCGCCCGCCGGATGAGCTACGCGAACACCTTCTACCACTGCGAGCCGCGCCTCGACGTGTGCGCGCCCGGCGAGCACGCCGGCCGCTACGACCTGGTCGTCTGCAGCGAGGTGCTCGAGCATGTGCCGCCGCCGGTGCAGCCGGCCTTCACGGGCCTGCACGACCTGCTGCGGCCGGGCGGCCTGCTCGTCTTCAGCGTGCCCTACCGCGCCGACGGCGAGACGGTCGAGCACTACCCCGACCTGCACGACTACGAGATCGTCACCCGCGACGGCGAGCACGTGCTGCGCAACAGGACGCGGGACGGCCGGGTCTGCGAGCACCGCGACCTGGTCTTCCACGGCGGCCCCGGCGAGACGCTCGAGCTGCGCCTGTTCGCGCTGGCCGACCTGGTCGCCCACCTCGAGGCCGCCGGGTTCTGCGACGTGCGCGTCCGCCGCGAGCCGAACTTCGCCCACGGCGTCTGGTGGCCGGGCGCGGACGGCTGGCCCATCACCGCCCGCCGCCCGAGCCGTTAG